Proteins found in one Takifugu flavidus isolate HTHZ2018 chromosome 7, ASM371156v2, whole genome shotgun sequence genomic segment:
- the LOC130529175 gene encoding ras-related protein Rab-11B, whose protein sequence is MGNRDDEYDFLFKVVLIGDSGVGKSNLLSRFTRNEFNLESKSTIGVEFATRSIQVDGKTIKAQIWDTAGQERYRAITSAYYRGAVGALLVYDIAKHLTYENVERWLKELRDHADNNIVIMLVGNKSDLRHLRAVPTDEARVFAEKNTLSFIETSALDSTNVEEAFKNILTEIYRIVSQKQIADRSAHDESPGNNVVDISVPPTTDGQKGNKLQCCQ, encoded by the exons ATGGGCAACCGCGACGACGAATATGACTTTTTATTCAAAG TTGTACTGATCGGAGACTCTGGAGTCGGGAAGAGTAACCTGCTGTCCCGCTTCACGAGAAATGAGTTCAACCTGGAGAGCAAGAGCACCATCGGGGTGGAGTTCGCCACCCGCAGCATCCAGGTCGACGGCAAGACGATAAAAGCACAAATCTGGGACACGGCTGGACAGGAACGCTACCGAGCCATCACCTCCGC GTATTACCGCGGCGCCGTCGGGGCCCTGCTGGTGTACGACATCGCCAAGCACCTGACCTACGAGAACGTGGAGCGCTGGCTGAAAGAGCTGAGGGACCACGCTGACAACAACATCGTCATCATGCTGGTGGGAAACAAGAGCGACCTGCGTCACCTCAGGGCGGTGCCCACCGACGAGGCTCGGGTCTTCGCAG AAAAGAACACTCTCTCCTTTATTGAAACCTCTGCTTTGGACTCCACAAATGTAGAAGAAGCCTTCAAGAACATCCTCACAG AAATCTACCGCATCGTGTCACAGAAGCAGATAGCGGACAGATCCGCTCACGACGAGTCTCCAGGCAACAATGTGGTGGACATCAGTGTCCCACCAACCACCGATGGGCAAAAAGGCAACAAACTACAGTGCTGCCAGTGA
- the marchf2 gene encoding E3 ubiquitin-protein ligase MARCHF2 → MTTRGCCHLPGSLCDCAGSTGLWKNVEEGGGDGCQPLYVAQVTALDGHLLSSVLKPAGAQSDGPICRICHEGGISEGLLSPCYCTGTLGTVHKSCLEKWLSSSNTSYCELCHTEFSIERRPRPLTEWLQEPGPLNEKRTLFCDMVCFLFITPLAAISGWLCLKGAQDHLQLGSWLQAVGLITLTIALFTIYVLWTLVSFRYHCQLYSEWRRTNQKVRLLVPETRESSSSQHSLLSTKLMKKSASESIV, encoded by the exons ATGACGACGAGGGGCTGTTGCCACCTGCCCGGCTCCCTGTGTGACTGCGCCGGCAGCACCGGCCTGTGGAAGAATGTGGAGGAGGGCGGCGGCGACGGGTGCCAGCCGCTGTACGTCGCCCAGGTCACGGCGTTGGACGGACACCTGCTGTCCTCGGTGCTCAAACCCGCGGGCGCGCAGAG CGACGGCCCCATCTGCCGCATTTGCCACGAAGGAGGCATCAGCGAGGGGCTGCTGTCCCCGTGCTACTGCACAGGCACGCTGGGCACGGTGCACAAGAGCTGCCTGGAGAAGTGGCTGTCGTCCTCCAACACCAGCTACTGCGAGCTCTGCCACACGGAGTTCAGCATCGAGCGGCGGCCGCGGCCGCTCACAGAG tggctgcaggagcccGGCCCCCTTAACGAGAAGAGGACGCTGTTCTGCGACATGGTGTGCTTCCTGTTCATCACGCCGCTAGCAGCCATTTCGGGCTGGTTGTGTCTGAAGGGCGCCCAGGACCATCTCCAGCTGGGGAGCTGGCTGCAGGCCGTGGGGCTCATCACCCTCACCATCGCGCTCTTCACCATCTACGTCCTGTGGACTCTG GTGTCCTTCCGCTACCACTGCCAGCTGTATTCCGAGTGGAGGAGAACGAACCAGAAAGTGCGTCTGCTCGTTCCCGAAACGAGGGAGTCCAGCTCTTCCCAGCACTCTCTGCTGTCGACCAAACTGATGAAGAAGTCGGCCAGCGAGAGTATAGTATGA
- the LOC130529174 gene encoding ras-related protein Rab-11B-like, translated as MGTRDDEYDYLFKVVLIGDSGVGKSNLLSRFTRNEFNLESKSTIGVEFATRSIQVDGKTIKAQIWDTAGQERYRAITSAYYRGAVGALLVYDIAKHLTYENVERWLKELRDHADNNIVIMLVGNKSDLRHLRAVPTDEARAFAEKNTLSFIETSALDSTNVEEAFKNILTEIYRIVSQKQISDRSGHDESPGNNVVDISLPPTTDSQRGGKLPCCQSQ; from the exons ATGGGAACCCGTGATGATGAATACGACTACCTTTTCAAAG TTGTACTGATCGGAGACTCTGGAGTCGGGAAGAGTAACCTGCTGTCCCGCTTCACGAGAAATGAGTTCAACCTGGAGAGCAAGAGCACCATCGGGGTGGAGTTCGCCACCCGCAGCATCCAGGTCGACGGCAAGACGATAAAAGCACAAATCTGGGACACGGCTGGACAGGAACGCTACCGAGCCATCACCTCCGC GTATTACCGCGGCGCCGTCGGGGCCCTGCTGGTGTACGACATCGCCAAGCACCTGACCTACGAGAACGTGGAGCGCTGGCTGAAAGAGCTGAGGGACCACGCTGACAACAACATCGTCATCATGCTGGTGGGAAACAAGAGCGACCTGCGTCACCTCAGGGCGGTGCCCACCGACGAGGCTCGGGCGTTTGCAG AAAAGAACACTCTCTCCTTTATTGAGACGTCTGCTTTGGACTCCACAAACGTAGAAGAAGCCTTCAAGAACATCCTCACAG AAATCTACCGCATCGTATCTCAGAAGCAAATATCGGACAGATCCGGACACGATGAGTCTCCAGGCAACAATGTAGTGGACATAAGCCTCCCCCCAACCACAGACAGCCAGAGAGGAGGCAAACTCCCCTGCTGCCAAAGCCAGTGA
- the fsd1 gene encoding fibronectin type III and SPRY domain-containing protein 1: MGDQKESLRKITHTLALKNEEISNFVCALKQSLENLEANANRVQEELESEFTSLYSVLDEMKENMMTRIKQERAGRTYELQSQLSAGSKALESSEELLELANQTLCSSETDGFTQAAKDIKDSVTMAPAFRLSLKAKASDNMSHLMVDFSQERSMLQGLKFLPVPATPEIQISDCQVCDNTITVVWTLPEPDNKIDHYILEHRRTNHEGPPRIREDYPWMVVEGIRETEHTLRGLRFDTRYMTFRVKACNKAVAGEFSEPVTLETHAFSFKLDYSSSHQNLKVEDMNVEWDGSGGKPQDIRKEKNRTNSPMHSPARSALMSPKRAPTARPGRDRFTAESYTVLADTMIDAGQQYWEVRFDKESKAFAVGVALRSLGRFDQLGKSGASWCIHLNNWLQQSLTAKHNNKARTLDCPIPNSIGVFVNYEEGVLSFYNAKTKQLMHTFKTKFQQPVIPAFMVWNGSFSVVTGLQVPSVVHSSQRRNSTSSSNASLT, translated from the exons ATGGGAGACCAGAAG gaaTCTCTGCGTAAGATCACCCACACGCTCGCCTTAAAGAATGAGGAGATATCCAACTTCGTCTGTGCGCTGAAGCAGAGCCTGGAAAACTTAGAG GCAAACGCCAAcagagtccaggaggagctggagtctGAGTTTACCTCCCTCTACAGTGTCCTGGATGAGATGAAGGAAAACATGATGACGCGCATCAAACAGGAGAGAGCCGGTCGCACCTATGAGCTCCAG AGTCAGCTGAGCGCTGGTTCCAAAGCCCTGGAGAGTTCGGAGGAGCTGCTTGAGCTGGCCAATCAGACGCTCTGCTCCTCTGAGACGGACGGTTTCACTCAG GCGGCCAAAGACATTAAGGATAG CGTGACAATGGCCCCAGCTTTTCGCCTCTCCCTGAAGGCTAAAGCCAGTGACAACATGAGTCACTTGATGGTGGATTTCAGTCAGGAGAGGTCGATGCTGCAGGGCCTTAAATTTCTCCCAG TTCCTGCCACCCCTGAGATCCAGATCTCAGACTGCCAAGTGTGTGACAACACCATCACCGTTGTTTGGACCCTCCCGGAGCCCGACAACAAGATAGACCATTACATACTGGAACACCGGCGCACGAACCACGAGGGCCCGCCGCGCATCCGAGAGGACTACCCCtggatggtggtggaggggatCCGGGAGACGGAGCACACGCTCAGAG GTCTGCGCTTTGATACCCGGTACATGACGTTCAGAGTGAAGGCGTGCAACAAGGCCGTGGCGGGAGAGTTCTCCGAGCCGGTGACGCTGGAAACCCACG CATTCAGCTTCAAACTGGACTACTCGTCATCGCACCAGAACCTGAAGGTGGAGGACATGAATGTGGAGTGGGACGGCAGCGGGGGGAAACCGCAGGACATCCGCAAAGAGAAGAACAGAACCAACTCCCCAATGCACTCGCcagccag GTCAGCCCTGATGTCCCCTAAGAGGGCCCCAACGGCCCGGCCCGGCAGAGACAGATTTACTGCCGAGTCCTACACGGTTCTGG CCGACACCATGATCGACGCCGGCCAGCAGTACTGGGAGGTGCGGTTTGACAAGGAGAGCAAAGCCTTCgctgtgggcgtggccttgAGGAGCCTCGGGCGATTCGACCAGCTGGGAAAGAGCGGCGCTTCCTGGTGCATCCACCTGAACaactggctgcagcagagcctcaCAGCCAAGCACAACAACAAGGCGCGCACGCTGGACTGTCCCATCCCCAACAGTATAGGGGTGTTCGTCAACTATGAAGAAG gtgtTCTCTCGTTCTATAACGCCAAGACAAAACAGCTGATGCACACCTTCAAAACCAAGTTCCAGCAGCCGGTTATTCCAGCTTTCATG GTGTGGAACGGCAGTTTTTCAGTGGTGACCGGCCTGCAGGTTCCCAGCGTGGTGCacagcagccagaggagaaacagcaccagcagctccaatgCCAGCCTCACCTAG
- the LOC130529169 gene encoding uncharacterized protein LOC130529169 isoform X2, producing the protein MSLRRRPPRHDTAEMLLWCLTLVVLATTSAGDLVILDKETKWVTLLSGSALRFKCDLNADGFHRFTVMWYFTSNQSSDIVKLNGSRINKTTTSINNAVLNYTTNATEENSGWYFCHVTAELPNHHKNTSNRTKVTIMSRPFTFKNFWQWVLVGASALILIVFLLLCVLLRRRCGKKSAEQPIYANTKATNKQAQNNTLKPCNQNLRNQKLGKRYDEGKRRYEKDRGRPPL; encoded by the exons ATGAGCCTCAGAAGAAGACCACCTCGTCATGATACAGCGGaaatgctgctgtggtgcttgACATTGGTTGTCCTCGCAA caACATCGGCTGGAGACCTTGTGATACTGGATAAAGAGACCAAGTGGGTGACGTTACTCTCTGGCTCAGCTCTACGTTTTAAGTGCGATTTGAACGCCGATGGATTCCATAGATTTACGGTGATGTGGTATTTCACCTCCAATCAGTCCTCAGACATTGTAAAACTAAATGGAAGCAGGATAAATAAAACTACGACTTCAATAAATAACGCCGTGCTGAATTACACCACGAATGCAACGGAAGAGAACAGCGGATGGTACTTTTGCCATGTTACAGCAGAACTACCAAACCATCACAAAAACACCAGCAATCGAACAAAAGTAACTATTA TGTCTCGGCCgttcacatttaaaaacttCTGGCAGTGGGTCCTGGTTGGGGCGTCTGCTTTAATCCTAATTGTCTTCCTGCTCCTATGTGTCCTGCTGAGGAGACGATGCGGCAAGAAAAGCG ctgagcagcccATCTATGCAAACACTAAAGCCACCAACAAGCAGGCCCAGAACAACACCCTGAAGCCCTGCAATCAGAACCTCCGGAACCAGAAGCTCGGCAAGAGATACGATGAAGGCAAACGGAGGTACGAAAAGGACCGAGGTCGACCTCCCCTCTAA
- the LOC130529169 gene encoding uncharacterized protein LOC130529169 isoform X1, producing MSLRRRPPRHDTAEMLLWCLTLVVLATTSAGDLVILDKETKWVTLLSGSALRFKCDLNADGFHRFTVMWYFTSNQSSDIVKLNGSRINKTTTSINNAVLNYTTNATEENSGWYFCHVTAELPNHHKNTSNRTKVTITRIVEHTTLRSLVTDREVSRPFTFKNFWQWVLVGASALILIVFLLLCVLLRRRCGKKSAEQPIYANTKATNKQAQNNTLKPCNQNLRNQKLGKRYDEGKRRYEKDRGRPPL from the exons ATGAGCCTCAGAAGAAGACCACCTCGTCATGATACAGCGGaaatgctgctgtggtgcttgACATTGGTTGTCCTCGCAA caACATCGGCTGGAGACCTTGTGATACTGGATAAAGAGACCAAGTGGGTGACGTTACTCTCTGGCTCAGCTCTACGTTTTAAGTGCGATTTGAACGCCGATGGATTCCATAGATTTACGGTGATGTGGTATTTCACCTCCAATCAGTCCTCAGACATTGTAAAACTAAATGGAAGCAGGATAAATAAAACTACGACTTCAATAAATAACGCCGTGCTGAATTACACCACGAATGCAACGGAAGAGAACAGCGGATGGTACTTTTGCCATGTTACAGCAGAACTACCAAACCATCACAAAAACACCAGCAATCGAACAAAAGTAACTATTA CCAGGATTGTGGAACACACAACGCTCCGGTCACTAGTTACGGAtagagaag TGTCTCGGCCgttcacatttaaaaacttCTGGCAGTGGGTCCTGGTTGGGGCGTCTGCTTTAATCCTAATTGTCTTCCTGCTCCTATGTGTCCTGCTGAGGAGACGATGCGGCAAGAAAAGCG ctgagcagcccATCTATGCAAACACTAAAGCCACCAACAAGCAGGCCCAGAACAACACCCTGAAGCCCTGCAATCAGAACCTCCGGAACCAGAAGCTCGGCAAGAGATACGATGAAGGCAAACGGAGGTACGAAAAGGACCGAGGTCGACCTCCCCTCTAA
- the LOC130529150 gene encoding signal-transducing adaptor protein 1-like: protein MATRTARQRSQLPHCYYEGFLEKRSFKDKTSRKLWTCLCGKTLFFFNDKKDTNYIEALDLGGLISVTDDSSPDRNLDAARLNLQMKDGNIKLTVPSAEARELWKGFIHSVTELSVPSSVNLLPGQIQTLIEAIEQEKVRMQSLPVPSSDPYVSPRTHLPTCYHNVSRLEAMILLERESKRGNLLLRPGTNGNTFAVTTRQDMDGSIFKHYRVTREHDGSFVIDVENPIPCATLHDVVTFLVEKTEGVLIPLILEEAYEKSISFVWSDNENGEKSVQQAPVNPAPPTVPPKPVPLRLPAPEAAPVSPEDEPIYLNDTLTEFEDKTEDVSASLQPLAEKNTSRKALMPPTPAPRKLSSASSVDSPSSSSSASTSDTNVRTRVNSDTFGRIPLATISELKLKLEKKAQCQD from the exons atggcgaCCAGGACGGCGCGACAGAGGAGCCAGCTGCCTCACTGTTATTACGAAGGCTTTTTGGAGAAGAGGTCGTTCAAAGATAAG aCGTCTCGAAAACTGTGGACGTGTTTGTGTGGAAAAACACTTTTCTTCTTCAATGACAAGAAAGACACCAAC TACATAGAGGCTCTGGATCTTGGAGGACTGATCTCGGTAACGGACGACAGCAGTCCTGATCGGAACTTGGACGCAGCCCGACTGAACCTCCAGATGAAGGATGGAAACATCAAACTCACT GTCCCGAGTGCGGAGGCCCGCGAGCTGTGGAAGGGTTTCATCCACTCCGTCACTGAG CTGTCCGTACCGTCCTCCGTCAACCTGCTCCCAGGTCAGATCCAGACGCTGATAGAGGCTATTGAGCAGGAAAAAGTGAGGATGCAATCACTTCCTGTGCCCAGCTCCGACCCGTACGTCAGCCCCCGGACCCACCTGCCCAC GTGTTACCACAATGTTTCCCGTCTGGAAGCGATGATCCTGCTCGAGAGGGAGTCCAAGAGAGGcaacctgctgctgaggccGGGCACCAATGGAAACACCTTCGCTGTCACCACCAGACAGGACATGGACGG CTCCATTTTCAAGCATTACCGCGTGACCCGCGAGCACGACGGGAGCTTCGTCATCGATGTGGAAAATCCC ATCCCCTGTGCCACGCTACATGACGTCGTCACTTTTTTAGTAGAGAAAACAGAAGGTGTCCTGATCCCCCTCATCCTCGAAGAGGCGTACGAGAAGAGCATCT cttttGTTTGGTCGGATAATGAAAATGGAGAGAAGAGCGTTCAGCAGGCGCCCGTCAACCCTGCCCCGCCAACCGTGCCCCCCAAACCAG TCCCTTTAAGGCTGCCAGCTCCTGAGGCGGCGCCGGTATCGCCCGAGGATGAGCCCATATACCTGAACGACACCT TGACAGAGTTTGAAGACAAGACGGAGGACGTTTCTGCCTCTCTGCAGCCAC TCGCAGAGAAAAACACCTCTCGGAAAGCCTTGATGCCTCCCACTCCCGCTCCTCGTAAACTGTCCAGCGCATCATCAGTCGActcgccatcttcctcttcctcagcgtCCACAAGCGACACGAACGTGAGGACGAGGGTCAACTCGGACACTTTTGGAAGGA TTCCCTTGGCGACAATATCGGAGCTGAAACttaagctggagaaaaaggcGCAGTGTCAAGACTGA
- the pip5k1ca gene encoding LOW QUALITY PROTEIN: phosphatidylinositol 4-phosphate 5-kinase type-1 gamma (The sequence of the model RefSeq protein was modified relative to this genomic sequence to represent the inferred CDS: inserted 1 base in 1 codon), with protein MEAAAEGAVGLSEARDGSPLSDAAASDDGDTVIGDSYGMDAADTDAAKKTFITEMPSSSGQPGQGKKIGHRGVDASGETTYKKTTSSALKGAIQLGIGYTVGNLSSKPERDVLMQDFYVVESIFFPSEGSNLTPAHHFPDFRFKTYAPVAFRYFRELFGIRPDDYLYSLCNEPLIELSNPGASGSVFYVTKDDEFIIKTVMHKEAEFLQKLLPGYYMNLNQNPRTLLPKFFGLYCVQSGGKNIRMVVMNNVLPRVVRMHLKYDLKGSTYKRRASKKEREKARPTFKDLDFMQDLQDGLMLDQDTYNALAKTLQRDCLVLESFKIMDYSLLLGVHNMDQAERERQMEGSQGDSDEKRPLAQQKALYSTAMESIQGGAACGGSIDTDDTMGGIPAVNGKGERLLLYIGIIDILQSYRLIKKLEHTWKALVHDGDTVSVHRPGFYADRFLKFMSNTVFKKSSSLKSSPSKKGRASLSVPKCAGPGAAWSASQLHSDRDENIYDLRGVRSFPTLEDEGRPDLLXCTPPSFEEATTASIATTLSSTTSLSIPERSPSDTAEHSRYRRHTQSLSHDGRTQEELRVREEDQQTITVEVELKRHDSEPNISVPPPAEETNDVKEISGAEASGETAAAAACVSPPVPEPESASSSSTQAPHSSPGAAKEAPSSPKLELDGASQMSGSGCTSQASVDDEDDVPITDIYFPPEDRTWVYSPLHYGSESKAMPDGDWERKT; from the exons ATGCCGCTAAGAAAACCTTCATCACAGAG ATGCCCTCGTCCTCCGGCCAGCCCGGTCAGGGTAAGAAGATTGGCCACAGAGGTGTGGACGCGTCAGGTGAAACTACATACAAGAAG ACCACATCTTCAGCCTTGAAAGGTGCCATCCAATTGGGTATCGGGTACACCGTGGGCAACCTGAGCTCCAAACCAGAGAGAGATGTGTTGATGCAGGACTTCTACGTGGTGGAGAGCATCTTTTTCCCCAG TGAAGGCAGCAACCTGACTCCAGCCCATCATTTCCCTGATTTCCGTTTCAAAACCTACGCTCCAGTGGCCTTCCGCTACTTCAGAGAGCTGTTTGGCATCAGGCCCGACGACTACCTG TACTCCCTGTGTaacgaacctctgatcgagctGTCCAACCCCGGGGCCAGCGGCTCGGTTTTCTACGTCACAAAAGACGATGAGTTCATCATCAAGACCGTGATGCATAAAGAGGCTGAATTCTTACAGAAGCTCCTGCCTGGATACTACATG AACCTCAATCAGAACCCCCGGACATTGCTGCCCAAATTTTTTGGCCTGTACTGTGTGCAGTCAGGGGGAAAGAACATCCGCATGGTGGTCATGAACAATGTCCTCCCCCGAGTCGTCCGCATGCACCTCAAATATGACCTAAAGGGCTCCACCTACAAGAGACGGGCATccaagaaggagagagagaaggccaGGCCAACGTTCAAGGACCTCGACTTCATGCAAGACCTCCAGGATGGGCTGATGTTGGACCAGGACACTTACAACGCACTGGCCAAGACACTACAGAGGGACTGTCTG GTGCTGGAAAGCTTTAAGATCATGGACTACAGTCTGCTGCTGGGGGTCCACAACATGGaccaggcagagagggagaggcagatgGAAGGGTCCCAGGGTGACAGCGATGAGAAGCGGCCCCTGGCCCAGCAGAAGGCTCTGTACTCCACAGCAATGGAGTCCATCCAGGGAGGAGCTGCCTGTGGAGGATCCATCGACACTGACGACAC GATGGGTGGTATCCCAGCGGTGAACGGAAAGGGAGAGCGGCTTCTTCTTTATATCGGAATCATCGATATCTTGCAGTCCTACAG GCTGATCAAAAAACTGGAGCACACATGGAAGGCTTTGGTCCATGATGGG GACACTGTGTCGGTCCACCGACCGGGCTTCTACGCCGACAGGTTCCTGAAGTTCATGAGCAACACAGTTTTTAAGAAGAGCTCAT CTCTAAAATCATCTCCATCCAAAAAAGGGCGCGCGTCACTGTCGGTGCCTAAATGTGCTGGTCCTGGTGCAGCCTGGTCAGCCAGCCAGCTGCACTCGGACAGAGACGAGAATATCTACGACCTGAGAGGAGTTCGCAGCTTCCCGACACTAGAGGATGAGG gGCGACCTGATCTTC CCTGCACTCCTCCATCATTTGAAGAGGCCACCACAGCATCGATTGCCACTACGCTCTCTTCCACAACCTCACTGTCCATCCCAGAGAGGTCTCCATCTGACACGGCAGAGCACTCCCGTTACag GAGGCACACCCAGTCTCTCAGCCATGACGGGAG GACCCAGGAGGAGCTGCGTGTGCGTGAGGAGGATCAGCAGACCATCacagtggaggtggagctgaaaAGACACGACAGCGAGCCCAATATCTCTGTTCCGCCACCAGCTGAGGAAACCAA CGACGTGAAGGAGATATCTGGTGCCGAGGCGTCCGGTGAGactgcggcagcagcagcttgcgTCTCTCCACCAGTCCCAGAACCAGAAtcggcctcttcctcctccacccaaGCCCCCCACTCGTCTCCTGGTGCAGCCAAAGAAGCCCCATCCAGTCCAAAGCTGGAGCTCGATGGGGCCAGCCAGATGTCAGGCTCAGGGTGCACCAGCCAGGCTTCagttgatgatgaagacgatgtGCCAATCACAGATATCTACTTT CCTCCAGAGGACAGGACCTGGGTGTACTCTCCGCTACACTATGGCTCTGAGTCTAAGGCCATGCCAGATGGAGATTGGGAAAGAAAGACA TAA